A single region of the Chryseobacterium culicis genome encodes:
- a CDS encoding GAF domain-containing protein produces the protein MANLYKKDSPFQVYISFKKYLDVLEHIRYNDRLEYRVNYAESLIESTRNFKELREGFQDTALLDKYEDLIRLLLADLFPTGLTRNEIKAASIPLSNITFNYTERFKDILKDAGKDFEIELRNISDNEFYVFCCCLILQSYFKKDIKSTLPFYYDIPNKQGIMKHYKITVNSDFTEITPTEDAKIPSDDILDMLLENLDDFKLWKKYFPSQSWILKGFTIISLVDCTSEVALSDLKSSMIEIDPENMNPNENLTEIFKSYFDVSELSFGLMTFNKKEQKLDKLPIYESLLTNHILDFWINAFDEDTRKTTFNNLNHNSKPVVVSNVNNLDENVKLLPSFSILKDNNVNSFMVIPIMKDGDLLAIMEFTSPIAGSFNGLKLKKLEFFTDMVLFSLNRFYFEKNYQIEAIIQREYTTIHDSVVWKFRNEAEKYFTASLGKKIYTLKQIAFKNLTPLFGVSDIRSSSEKRFNLMLQDLNQQIEWLNEILVLTNSDSEKFVLALDVFENEINNEIKADTEQRFQRLLREEIHPFLQGKLEVRTSREIKARIKDYFSHIFTSTDLFYHHRKNLDDSITLVNRKLADMLDESQVKAQEIFPHYYERFKSDGVEHNLYIGTTIAPELHYTSKVVHKLRYWQLKTICKMELEFQSFKKYLPVQLDIASLIFVYNEKIDIRFRMDEKRFDVDGAYNSYYEIIKKRLDKAHVKDSSERITAPGKITIVYFGMENQKEYLDYISKLQKKGVLQHDIEFLRVEDLQGITGLLALRVSFTLPQE, from the coding sequence TTGGCTAATCTCTATAAAAAAGACTCTCCCTTTCAGGTTTATATATCATTCAAAAAATATTTGGATGTTCTGGAGCATATCCGATATAATGACAGATTGGAATACAGAGTGAACTATGCAGAGTCTTTGATTGAGAGTACCAGAAATTTTAAAGAGCTAAGAGAAGGGTTTCAGGATACTGCTCTTCTTGATAAATATGAGGACCTCATCAGACTGCTTCTTGCCGATCTTTTCCCCACAGGTCTCACCAGAAATGAAATAAAAGCAGCAAGTATTCCTCTTTCCAATATCACCTTCAACTATACCGAAAGGTTTAAAGATATTCTGAAAGATGCAGGGAAAGACTTCGAAATAGAACTCAGAAATATTTCAGATAATGAATTTTATGTTTTCTGCTGCTGTCTGATTCTTCAGAGCTACTTCAAAAAAGATATTAAAAGTACACTTCCCTTTTATTATGATATCCCCAACAAGCAGGGAATCATGAAGCATTACAAAATTACAGTCAATTCAGATTTCACGGAAATTACGCCTACAGAAGATGCCAAAATTCCATCTGATGATATTCTGGATATGCTTCTGGAAAATCTGGATGATTTTAAACTGTGGAAAAAATATTTCCCTTCGCAATCTTGGATACTGAAAGGATTTACCATTATTTCACTGGTAGACTGTACCTCTGAGGTAGCCCTTTCCGATCTGAAATCAAGTATGATTGAGATTGATCCGGAAAATATGAATCCCAATGAAAATTTGACGGAAATTTTTAAATCCTATTTTGATGTTTCAGAGCTCAGTTTTGGACTGATGACTTTTAACAAAAAGGAACAGAAACTGGATAAACTCCCAATTTATGAGAGTCTTCTCACCAATCATATCCTGGATTTCTGGATCAATGCTTTTGACGAAGATACCCGTAAGACGACTTTTAATAATTTAAATCATAATTCAAAACCTGTCGTTGTTTCCAATGTAAACAATCTGGATGAAAATGTAAAACTGCTTCCCTCCTTTAGTATATTGAAGGATAATAATGTCAACAGCTTCATGGTAATTCCGATTATGAAAGACGGTGATCTCCTTGCCATCATGGAGTTTACTTCTCCTATTGCAGGAAGTTTCAATGGTTTAAAGCTTAAAAAACTGGAGTTTTTCACCGATATGGTTCTTTTCTCTCTGAACAGATTCTACTTTGAAAAAAACTATCAGATAGAAGCCATTATCCAGCGTGAATATACAACCATCCACGACAGTGTGGTATGGAAGTTCAGAAATGAAGCAGAAAAATATTTTACGGCATCACTCGGAAAGAAAATATATACTTTAAAGCAGATTGCCTTTAAAAATCTTACTCCTTTGTTTGGCGTTTCAGATATCCGTTCTTCTTCGGAAAAACGTTTTAATCTGATGCTGCAGGATCTCAATCAGCAGATTGAATGGCTGAATGAAATTTTGGTGCTGACCAATTCAGATTCAGAGAAATTTGTACTGGCACTGGATGTTTTTGAAAATGAAATCAACAATGAGATCAAAGCAGATACAGAACAACGTTTTCAGAGATTATTAAGAGAAGAAATTCATCCTTTTTTACAGGGTAAGCTGGAAGTAAGAACTTCCAGGGAAATAAAGGCGAGGATTAAAGACTATTTTTCACACATCTTCACCTCTACGGACCTGTTTTATCACCACAGAAAAAATCTTGATGACTCTATCACTCTGGTCAACCGAAAACTGGCAGATATGCTGGACGAAAGCCAGGTGAAAGCACAGGAAATATTCCCACATTACTATGAAAGATTTAAATCTGATGGTGTAGAGCATAATCTTTACATTGGTACAACCATTGCTCCAGAGCTTCATTATACCTCAAAAGTAGTTCATAAACTGAGATACTGGCAGCTGAAGACCATCTGTAAAATGGAACTTGAATTTCAGTCGTTCAAAAAATATCTTCCTGTACAGCTGGATATCGCATCACTGATCTTTGTATACAATGAAAAAATAGACATCCGTTTCAGAATGGATGAAAAACGCTTTGATGTAGACGGCGCTTACAATTCATACTACGAAATTATCAAAAAACGTCTGGATAAAGCCCATGTGAAAGATTCTTCAGAACGCATCACTGCACCCGGAAAAATCACCATCGTCTATTTCGGAATGGAAAATCAGAAGGAATATCTTGACTACATTTCCAAACTCCAGAAAAAAGGAGTCTTACAACATGACATCGAATTTTTAAGAGTAGAGGATCTTCAGGGAATTACGGGATTGTTGGCGCTGAGGGTTTCTTTTACCCTACCGCAGGAATAG
- a CDS encoding NADH-quinone oxidoreductase subunit N: MSVLIIVFLTAVIALFSGVFEQGKFARYIGILGLIIALYVSFMPECSFFDHYKHMYEYSDNTALFTKISIVTTLLLFFLGGFAFSNHRSHQSELYALMLFALCGGIILFGYQNLVTMFLGVEILSIPLYVMAGANKTDLRSNEASIKYFLMGAFATGFLLFGIAFIYGSAGSFDLYKIHDFGVANAGNVMFILGVLLILCALAFKVALAPFHMWSPDVYAGSPSLITAFMASVVKISGFFALFRLMTLGFAGVTHEWINVLGVFLIITLLLANVMGLAQTNAKRMLAYSSVSHAGYIGLVFFGMTSLSTYNLAFYLFAYSLSTVGVFMCLIWVEKLKRETSFGAFKGLAKTEPLLATAATISMLSMAGVPLTAGFMGKFALFSQAMNGAAFLVLVAVLGSALSIAYYLRLIIAMFFFKESTFKSSEKVTLTYNIIAVVVIALIIILGVFPDLFARMFGL, encoded by the coding sequence ATGAGTGTTTTAATTATTGTTTTCCTAACGGCAGTTATTGCGTTATTTTCAGGAGTTTTTGAACAAGGAAAATTCGCAAGATACATTGGGATTTTGGGATTAATCATCGCATTGTACGTAAGTTTTATGCCGGAATGTTCGTTTTTCGATCATTACAAGCATATGTATGAGTACAGTGACAATACTGCATTATTCACTAAAATATCAATCGTAACAACTTTATTGTTATTCTTTCTGGGAGGTTTTGCTTTCAGCAATCACAGAAGCCACCAGTCAGAATTATATGCATTGATGCTATTTGCATTATGTGGAGGGATCATCCTTTTCGGATATCAGAACTTAGTGACGATGTTCTTAGGTGTTGAAATCCTTTCTATTCCATTATATGTAATGGCAGGAGCTAACAAAACGGATCTTAGATCAAACGAAGCTTCTATTAAATATTTCCTTATGGGTGCATTCGCAACAGGTTTCTTACTGTTCGGGATTGCATTCATCTATGGAAGTGCAGGAAGTTTTGATTTGTACAAGATTCATGACTTCGGAGTAGCAAATGCCGGGAATGTAATGTTCATCTTAGGAGTATTACTAATCCTTTGTGCATTGGCCTTCAAAGTAGCGTTGGCACCTTTCCATATGTGGAGCCCTGATGTATATGCAGGTTCTCCTTCATTAATCACAGCTTTCATGGCGAGTGTGGTAAAGATCTCAGGATTCTTTGCGCTGTTCAGATTGATGACTCTTGGTTTTGCCGGAGTTACTCACGAATGGATCAATGTTTTAGGAGTATTCTTGATCATTACTTTATTATTGGCAAACGTTATGGGTCTTGCTCAGACGAATGCAAAAAGAATGCTGGCATACTCTTCAGTTTCTCACGCAGGATATATCGGATTGGTATTCTTTGGAATGACAAGCCTTTCTACTTATAACCTTGCCTTTTATTTATTTGCATATTCTTTATCTACAGTAGGAGTTTTCATGTGTCTGATCTGGGTAGAGAAATTAAAAAGAGAAACCTCTTTTGGAGCATTCAAAGGATTGGCAAAAACTGAACCTTTATTAGCTACAGCAGCTACGATCTCTATGCTTTCAATGGCAGGGGTTCCGTTAACAGCTGGATTTATGGGGAAATTTGCTTTATTCTCCCAGGCTATGAACGGTGCTGCTTTCTTAGTATTGGTAGCAGTATTGGGTTCTGCCCTATCTATCGCTTACTATTTAAGACTGATTATCGCCATGTTCTTCTTCAAAGAATCAACATTCAAGTCATCAGAAAAAGTAACACTTACCTACAACATCATTGCAGTAGTTGTTATTGCTTTGATTATCATCCTTGGGGTTTTCCCGGATCTGTTTGCAAGAATGTTCGGATTATAA
- a CDS encoding NuoM family protein, which produces MSCLLLTLLLLPLVGSGLVFAWKNNSSKYLALGIALVQMLLTFYILSDFDFTPTVDSVLQHEINYPWSQFMKSSLHFGIDGMSMLLLLLTNILAPIIILSSFNESVNYRNTFYGLILLMQFGLVGVFTSLDGLLFYIFWEVTLIPIWFIAGLWGQENKRFEFTTKFFVYTFVGSLFMLAGLIYVYNHSASFALTDLYNAQLNEVQQTVVFWFIFFAFAVKLPVFPFHTWQPDTYTYSPTQGSMLLSGIMLKMAVYGVMRYLLPITPLPIAGISGQIVIILAIVGIVHGALIAIIQTDMKRIIAYSSFSHVGLMVAGIFASAVVTLRGTFNVEGAEGALVQTFAHGINVVGLFYCCDILYKRFKSRDIRQMGGLAKVAPKFAVLFLIIILGSMGVPLTNGFIGEFILLKSVYDFNGTAAVIAGLTVILCAVYLLRFYGKAMFGEGDEAVLSTAKDLSGVEFSVLASLAVFVILLGIFPQPVIDMVSSSVKFIYQSMVS; this is translated from the coding sequence ATGTCTTGTTTATTATTAACATTATTACTTTTACCTCTAGTAGGTTCGGGATTAGTTTTTGCCTGGAAGAATAATTCCAGCAAATATTTGGCGCTTGGAATTGCATTGGTACAAATGCTCCTTACGTTTTACATACTTTCGGATTTTGATTTTACTCCGACAGTAGACAGCGTATTGCAGCATGAGATCAATTATCCATGGTCACAATTTATGAAGAGCTCTCTTCACTTCGGTATCGATGGAATGAGCATGCTTCTTTTATTATTGACCAACATTCTGGCTCCAATCATTATTTTATCATCTTTCAACGAAAGTGTAAACTACAGAAATACATTCTACGGATTGATTCTGTTAATGCAGTTCGGTCTTGTAGGAGTGTTTACTTCTTTAGACGGATTGTTATTCTACATTTTCTGGGAAGTAACTTTGATTCCAATTTGGTTCATTGCCGGACTTTGGGGACAAGAGAATAAAAGGTTTGAATTCACTACGAAATTCTTCGTATATACATTCGTTGGATCGTTATTTATGTTAGCCGGATTGATCTATGTGTACAACCACTCAGCATCATTCGCTTTAACAGATTTATACAATGCACAACTGAATGAAGTACAGCAGACGGTGGTATTCTGGTTTATTTTCTTTGCATTTGCAGTGAAATTACCGGTATTCCCTTTCCATACATGGCAGCCTGATACCTATACCTACTCTCCTACTCAGGGATCGATGTTGTTATCAGGGATCATGTTGAAGATGGCAGTATATGGGGTAATGCGTTACTTACTTCCAATCACTCCGCTTCCGATAGCAGGGATTTCAGGACAGATCGTAATTATTCTTGCTATTGTAGGAATTGTTCATGGTGCGCTGATCGCTATTATCCAGACGGATATGAAGAGAATCATTGCGTATTCATCTTTCTCTCACGTAGGATTAATGGTGGCAGGGATCTTTGCATCTGCAGTAGTAACTCTTAGAGGAACTTTCAATGTGGAAGGAGCTGAAGGAGCATTGGTACAGACATTTGCCCATGGTATCAACGTAGTAGGATTATTCTACTGTTGTGATATTTTATACAAGAGATTTAAATCAAGAGACATCAGACAAATGGGTGGTTTAGCTAAAGTAGCTCCTAAGTTTGCTGTATTGTTCTTGATCATTATATTAGGTTCAATGGGAGTTCCATTAACGAATGGATTCATCGGGGAATTTATTTTGTTGAAATCAGTATATGATTTTAACGGAACAGCAGCAGTAATTGCTGGTCTTACGGTAATTCTTTGTGCGGTGTATTTATTGAGATTCTACGGAAAAGCAATGTTTGGAGAAGGAGATGAAGCAGTTTTAAGTACAGCAAAAGATTTATCAGGTGTAGAATTTTCTGTATTGGCAAGTTTAGCGGTTTTTGTGATTTTACTAGGTATTTTCCCACAACCGGTAATCGACATGGTGAGTAGTTCGGTGAAGTTTATCTACCAATCAATGGTAAGTTAA
- the nuoL gene encoding NADH-quinone oxidoreductase subunit L, with amino-acid sequence MENLVYAIVLLPLLGFLINGLFGKNLPKILVGSLATLMVFGSFCIAVSIFMNFNSESQPVIVKAFEWFRVNGVQINFGFQIDQLSLMMVMIITGIGSLIHLYSIGYMSHDKGFYKFFTYLNLFIFSMLLLVMGSNYLILFIGWEGVGLCSYLLIGFWYTNEEYGKAARKAFIMNRIGDLALLIGIFMIASQTNAVDYLSVAENASKFELDGTVIIFITASLFIGATGKSAQVPLYTWLPDAMAGPTPVSALIHAATMVTAGIYLVVRSNFLFTLAPTVQGGILFIGFLTAALAGFYALRQNDIKKVLAYSTVSQLGFMFIALGLGAYTTAMFHVMTHAFFKALLFLGAGSVIHAMSNEQDMRFMGGLKKYIPLTHATFLIGTLAISGFPLLSGMISKDEILVAAFAKNPIYWVILFVLAAMTATYMFRLYYLTFHGEFRGTEEQKHHLHESPSNMTLPLIVLAILSVIGGFINLPHFIGHGHYAKLMEWLKPVLTEQSYSQMEATLSGVPFNTEMILLAATVLMFFSVWFIVRNTYVSKKKMAVAEENYTGWEKLSAKKLYVDELYNALIVKTVEGLGRGGKMFDKGILDRFVNFVGDGAEDSGKAMKRVQNGNVETYILIMSLAVGIILIVNFLLQ; translated from the coding sequence ATGGAGAATCTAGTATATGCAATAGTACTTTTACCACTTTTAGGGTTTCTTATTAACGGGTTATTCGGAAAAAATCTTCCAAAAATATTGGTAGGATCTTTGGCTACTTTGATGGTTTTTGGATCTTTCTGTATTGCGGTAAGTATTTTCATGAATTTCAATTCTGAAAGCCAGCCTGTTATTGTAAAAGCTTTTGAATGGTTTAGAGTAAATGGAGTTCAAATCAATTTTGGATTCCAGATTGATCAGCTTTCTTTAATGATGGTAATGATCATTACGGGTATCGGTTCACTGATCCACTTATACTCTATCGGATATATGAGTCATGATAAAGGGTTCTACAAGTTCTTTACTTATCTGAATCTTTTCATCTTCTCCATGTTACTTTTGGTAATGGGAAGCAACTACCTGATCCTATTCATCGGATGGGAAGGTGTAGGTCTTTGTTCTTACCTGTTGATCGGATTCTGGTACACTAACGAAGAATACGGTAAAGCAGCAAGAAAAGCTTTCATCATGAACAGAATTGGTGACCTTGCGTTATTGATCGGTATCTTCATGATTGCTTCTCAGACCAATGCTGTAGATTATCTTTCTGTAGCAGAAAACGCTTCAAAATTTGAATTAGACGGAACAGTGATTATCTTTATCACAGCGAGTTTATTTATTGGTGCTACCGGTAAATCTGCTCAGGTTCCATTATATACATGGTTACCGGATGCGATGGCCGGACCTACTCCTGTATCAGCGTTGATCCACGCGGCAACGATGGTAACAGCAGGGATCTATTTGGTAGTAAGATCAAACTTCTTATTTACTTTGGCACCTACTGTACAGGGAGGAATTTTATTCATCGGATTCTTAACAGCTGCTTTGGCAGGATTCTATGCACTACGTCAGAACGACATCAAAAAAGTATTGGCATACTCTACCGTTTCACAGCTTGGATTTATGTTCATCGCTTTAGGTCTTGGAGCCTATACAACAGCAATGTTCCACGTAATGACGCACGCTTTCTTTAAGGCTTTATTATTCTTAGGTGCAGGTTCTGTAATCCACGCAATGAGCAACGAACAGGATATGCGTTTCATGGGAGGTCTTAAAAAATATATTCCTCTTACGCACGCTACATTCCTGATCGGAACATTAGCCATCTCAGGTTTCCCTTTATTATCAGGGATGATCTCTAAAGACGAAATTTTAGTAGCCGCTTTCGCTAAAAATCCAATCTATTGGGTAATCTTATTTGTTTTAGCGGCAATGACTGCAACCTATATGTTCAGACTGTACTATTTGACATTCCACGGAGAATTCAGAGGTACTGAAGAACAAAAACACCACTTACATGAAAGCCCGTCAAATATGACATTACCATTGATCGTATTGGCTATTCTTTCTGTAATCGGAGGTTTCATCAACCTGCCACACTTCATCGGTCACGGGCACTATGCTAAACTGATGGAATGGTTAAAGCCAGTTCTTACAGAACAAAGCTACAGCCAGATGGAAGCTACTCTTTCAGGAGTACCTTTCAATACTGAAATGATCTTATTAGCAGCTACAGTGCTTATGTTCTTCTCTGTATGGTTCATCGTTAGAAATACTTATGTAAGTAAGAAAAAGATGGCTGTTGCAGAAGAAAACTACACCGGATGGGAAAAGCTTTCTGCTAAGAAATTATACGTTGACGAACTTTACAACGCATTGATTGTAAAAACTGTTGAAGGATTAGGACGCGGAGGAAAAATGTTTGATAAGGGTATCTTAGACCGTTTTGTAAACTTTGTAGGTGATGGTGCTGAAGACAGCGGAAAAGCTATGAAGCGCGTACAGAACGGAAATGTAGAGACATATATCCTTATCATGTCTTTAGCTGTGGGAATTATATTAATTGTTAACTTTTTATTACAATAA
- the nuoK gene encoding NADH-quinone oxidoreductase subunit NuoK, whose amino-acid sequence MGEVNTFIQSIPLDYFIILSSVLFCLGVMGVLLRKNAIVILGCVELMLNSVNLLLAAFSAYKGNGDGQLLVFFIMVVAAAEVAVGLAIIAMLYRNTRSVDVSIFNKLRG is encoded by the coding sequence ATGGGAGAAGTAAATACATTTATACAAAGCATCCCTTTGGACTACTTTATCATTCTTTCATCAGTATTGTTCTGTTTGGGAGTAATGGGAGTATTGCTTAGAAAAAATGCTATTGTGATTCTGGGCTGTGTAGAGCTTATGCTGAATTCTGTAAACCTTTTATTGGCAGCTTTTTCAGCATATAAAGGCAACGGCGACGGACAACTTTTAGTTTTCTTTATTATGGTGGTAGCTGCTGCTGAAGTAGCAGTAGGTTTGGCAATTATTGCTATGCTATATAGAAACACCCGTTCTGTAGATGTGAGTATATTTAATAAATTAAGAGGATAA
- a CDS encoding NADH-quinone oxidoreductase subunit J — protein sequence MDQFLFFLVAFLAVASAVYFVFARNPLYAILSLIVTMFSIAGMYILLNAQFLAIIQIIVYAGAIMVLFLYILMMLNLNKGDESKKNNTLKFVGVFTAGILLVGVLGVFRGVQDKHIVVENVDRGIGLTKNLGRLLFNEYVLPFELASILILAGIVGAVLIGKKDL from the coding sequence ATGGATCAGTTTTTATTTTTCTTGGTGGCGTTTTTAGCAGTGGCAAGTGCAGTTTACTTTGTATTTGCAAGAAATCCTCTCTATGCTATTTTGTCATTAATTGTTACGATGTTTTCAATTGCAGGAATGTACATTCTTTTAAATGCACAGTTCCTGGCAATTATCCAGATTATAGTGTACGCAGGTGCTATTATGGTACTTTTCCTTTACATCCTGATGATGCTTAACCTTAATAAAGGAGACGAAAGTAAGAAGAACAATACTTTAAAGTTTGTTGGAGTTTTTACAGCAGGTATTCTTTTAGTAGGCGTACTTGGAGTTTTCAGAGGAGTACAAGACAAACACATTGTTGTTGAAAATGTAGACAGAGGTATTGGTCTTACGAAAAATCTGGGTAGACTTTTGTTTAATGAATATGTTTTACCGTTTGAGCTTGCTTCCATCCTAATTCTGGCAGGTATTGTAGGCGCGGTATTAATCGGTAAAAAAGATTTATAA
- a CDS encoding NuoI/complex I 23 kDa subunit family protein, with amino-acid sequence MKLTNRSKVVSNKEMTLAEKIYLPAIFTGMGITFKHAVRTVIKGAPAVYSYPEVQKPRTTIWRGQHVLKRDEEGRERCTACGLCAVACPAEAITMTAAERTKEERGLYREEKYASVYEINMLRCIFCGMCEEACPKSAIYLTDRLVDVETNRGSFIYGKDKLVEKINERIDITTRQSEKQKNAVK; translated from the coding sequence ATGAAACTTACAAACAGATCAAAAGTTGTTTCCAATAAAGAAATGACCCTTGCTGAAAAAATCTACCTTCCTGCCATCTTTACAGGAATGGGGATTACATTTAAGCATGCTGTAAGAACCGTGATAAAGGGTGCTCCCGCAGTATATTCGTATCCGGAAGTACAGAAACCAAGAACTACCATCTGGAGAGGTCAGCACGTCTTGAAAAGAGACGAGGAAGGCAGAGAAAGATGTACTGCTTGCGGACTTTGTGCGGTAGCTTGTCCTGCAGAAGCCATTACAATGACGGCTGCTGAAAGAACTAAAGAGGAAAGAGGTCTTTACAGAGAAGAAAAATATGCTTCAGTATATGAAATCAATATGCTAAGATGTATTTTCTGTGGTATGTGTGAAGAAGCTTGTCCTAAATCTGCCATCTATCTTACGGATAGATTAGTAGATGTAGAAACGAATAGAGGTTCTTTCATTTACGGAAAAGATAAACTAGTTGAAAAAATAAATGAAAGGATTGATATCACGACAAGACAATCCGAGAAACAAAAAAATGCGGTAAAATAA
- the nuoH gene encoding NADH-quinone oxidoreductase subunit NuoH: protein MDLLTFKLILVLALFLLSLTIAAYSTWAERKVASIMQDRIGPNRAGPFGLLQPLADGGKFFFKEDFTPANAERFLFVLGPALVMFISLITGAVIPWGKSLNIAGTSFDLQVANIDVGVLFIIGMASIGVYGIMIGGWASNNKYSLLGAIRASSQMISYELAMGLALLSIIMMTGSLDLKEITESQTTGKLWGVIPWGSGMNWNIFYQPIAFLVFFVAALAETNRHPFDLPECESELVTGYSTEYSSMKLGLYMFGEYVNMFISNAFMVVLFFGGYNYPGIEWVTQNWGENTAGILSIVAFLTKTVIGILIFMWIRWTLPRFRYDQLMHLGWKTLIPMALVNLLITGAVILAFAN from the coding sequence ATGGATTTACTTACATTTAAACTTATACTTGTACTAGCACTTTTCCTGCTATCATTAACGATTGCAGCCTACTCTACCTGGGCAGAAAGAAAAGTAGCCTCTATCATGCAGGATAGAATTGGTCCCAACAGAGCCGGACCTTTCGGATTGCTGCAGCCTCTTGCTGATGGTGGAAAATTCTTCTTTAAAGAGGACTTTACACCAGCCAATGCAGAAAGATTCCTTTTTGTATTAGGCCCAGCTTTGGTAATGTTTATTTCATTGATTACAGGAGCTGTTATTCCTTGGGGTAAAAGTTTAAATATTGCAGGTACTTCTTTTGATCTTCAGGTAGCGAACATTGATGTTGGTGTACTTTTCATCATAGGAATGGCTTCCATCGGGGTTTACGGAATTATGATCGGAGGTTGGGCTTCGAACAACAAATATTCATTACTAGGTGCTATCCGTGCTTCTTCTCAGATGATTTCTTACGAATTGGCAATGGGACTAGCCCTTCTTTCTATCATTATGATGACGGGAAGTTTAGATTTAAAAGAAATTACTGAAAGTCAGACTACCGGAAAATTATGGGGTGTTATTCCTTGGGGTTCCGGAATGAACTGGAATATTTTCTACCAGCCGATTGCTTTCCTTGTTTTCTTTGTAGCTGCATTGGCAGAAACCAACAGACACCCTTTCGATTTACCTGAGTGTGAATCTGAATTGGTAACTGGATACTCTACAGAATACTCTTCCATGAAGTTAGGTTTATATATGTTCGGAGAATATGTGAACATGTTTATTTCCAATGCTTTCATGGTAGTTCTTTTCTTCGGAGGATACAACTATCCTGGTATTGAATGGGTAACTCAGAACTGGGGTGAGAATACTGCAGGAATCTTAAGTATCGTAGCATTCTTAACGAAGACTGTAATCGGAATTTTAATCTTTATGTGGATCAGATGGACGCTTCCAAGATTCAGATACGACCAGTTAATGCACTTAGGATGGAAAACATTAATCCCAATGGCATTGGTAAACCTATTAATTACAGGAGCTGTAATTTTAGCATTTGCAAACTAA
- a CDS encoding 2Fe-2S iron-sulfur cluster-binding protein — MSEEVKKFKITIDGQTTEVMPGTSILEAARQIGGKSVPPAMCYYSKLETSGGRCRTCLVEVSKGSEADPRPMPKLVASCRTNVMDGMEVKNLTSEKAQEGRKAVTEFLLVNHPLDCPICDQAGECHLQDLGYEHGVENTRTEFERNTYEADDLGPNIKLNMNRCILCARCVLTANQLTETREHGILFRGDHAEISTYLNKALDNDFIGNVIDVCPVGALTDRTARFASRVWFTKPMNATCKCDKCSGKALVWFKGDEIVRVTARKDQWGEVEEFICDTCRFERKALSDWNIEGPRHIDRHSVISLNHYEKPKDELRVLDNPMAKEISEKDEK, encoded by the coding sequence ATGAGCGAAGAAGTTAAAAAATTCAAAATAACTATAGACGGACAAACTACCGAAGTGATGCCTGGTACTTCTATTCTGGAAGCTGCAAGACAAATCGGTGGTAAATCTGTACCTCCTGCAATGTGCTACTACAGCAAGTTGGAAACCAGTGGAGGAAGATGTAGAACTTGTCTGGTAGAAGTTTCTAAAGGATCTGAAGCAGACCCACGCCCTATGCCAAAATTAGTAGCAAGCTGCAGAACTAATGTAATGGACGGTATGGAAGTAAAAAATCTTACTTCTGAGAAAGCTCAGGAAGGAAGAAAAGCGGTTACCGAATTCCTATTGGTAAACCACCCGCTGGACTGCCCTATCTGCGACCAGGCAGGAGAATGTCATCTTCAGGACTTAGGATATGAGCATGGTGTGGAAAACACAAGAACAGAATTCGAAAGAAATACTTACGAAGCTGATGATCTTGGTCCGAACATCAAATTGAATATGAACCGTTGTATTCTTTGTGCAAGATGCGTATTAACAGCCAATCAGCTTACAGAAACAAGAGAACACGGTATTCTTTTCAGAGGAGATCACGCTGAAATTTCAACCTATTTAAATAAAGCGTTAGACAATGACTTCATCGGAAACGTTATCGACGTTTGCCCGGTAGGAGCATTAACAGACAGAACAGCTCGTTTTGCCAGCAGAGTATGGTTCACAAAACCTATGAATGCTACTTGTAAATGTGATAAATGTTCTGGAAAAGCTTTAGTATGGTTTAAAGGTGACGAAATTGTAAGAGTAACTGCAAGAAAAGACCAGTGGGGTGAAGTTGAAGAATTCATCTGTGATACATGTCGTTTCGAAAGAAAAGCATTATCAGACTGGAACATTGAAGGTCCTAGACATATCGACAGACATTCTGTAATTTCATTGAACCACTACGAAAAGCCTAAAGATGAGCTAAGAGTTTTAGACAATCCGATGGCTAAAGAAATCAGTGAAAAAGACGAAAAATAG